A genomic region of Scomber japonicus isolate fScoJap1 chromosome 5, fScoJap1.pri, whole genome shotgun sequence contains the following coding sequences:
- the c5h11orf58 gene encoding small acidic protein encodes MSSPEDRHGMKRPASPDDDGSTQWSSADLGSNERKQKFLRLMGAGKKEPTGRLVIGDHKSTSHFRSGQEDRRMNEQLEMQYQQGMDGKLSGRNRRHCGLGFSEPEPESDPSLPLENQTKATEPEKSTDEKESSDEKESADEKEPTESEDEEEDSDEQSSDEAKPSSNSQNKERKHGYKTAFVKSA; translated from the exons ATGAGTTCTCCGGAGGACAGACATGGGATGAAGCGACCCGCATCTCCAGATGAC GATGGATCCACTCAGTGGTCATCAGCTGATCTGGGAAGCAACGAGAGGAAGCAGAAGTTTTTACGGTTAATGGGCGCTGGCAAG aAAGAACCCACTGGACGTCTTGTCATTGGCGACCACAAGTCGACGTCCCACTTCCGCAGTG GCCAGGAAGATAGGAGGATGAACGAGCAGCTGGAGATGCAGTATCAGCAGGGCATGGACGGGAAGCTGTCGGGTCGGAACCGGAGACACTGCGGCCTGGGTTTTAGTGAG cCAGAGCCAGAGTCAGATCCTTCGCTTCCACTGGAGAACCAGACAAAAGCAACTGAGCCGGAGAAGTCTACTGATGAAAAAGAGTCCTCTGATGAAAAAGAGTCTGCTGATGAAAAAGAGCCTACTGAGAGCGAGgacgaagaagaagacagcGATGAACAGAGCTCAGACGAGGCTAAGCCCAGCTCAAACAGTCAGAATAAAGAACGGAAACACGGATACAAAACGGCTTTTGTGAAGTCTGCATAG